A window of Rhodospirillaceae bacterium genomic DNA:
AGCCAATGTTTCTTTTGCCCCTCAGATCCGTAGTGGAGTAGATAGGGGGTTACGATATCTGTTTGAAGCGAGAACCCAGGCCCTGAGGCTCCTGCCCTTGCTAGTTCTTCTATTACTATGGTGGAGTGGAGGAAGTCGCCGTTTGGTCCGCCATATTCTTCTGGGACCGTACAGCAGAGCAACCCCAGCTCTCCGGCCTTTTGCCAGGCCTCTCTAGGCACGATCCCCGCCTTCTCCCAGTCAGGGTGGTGAGGCACTATTTCCTGAGCAATGAAACGGCGAGTTGCTTCTCGGAACGTATTGTGTTCAGAAGTAAACATTGGCCTAGGTAAAATTGGAGTAGTGTCCATGAGGGGATCCTATATCCGTCCTACTATCCTTAGCAATGCTGCTATTTTTAATGCAGCCCTTGGCTGTCCTAGGTGAGGTACTCATCAAACAGGGAAATCGTTCTTCTCCACGCTAGGTCTGCAGATTCTTTGTGATAGGGTGGATATCCAAGTCGGTTAAATCCGTGCTCAGCTCTCTCGTATAGGCGAGTACTTATATTGGGGTTACTGGATATCCCGTTTTCAATTGCTTCACGAGATGCGGATGGTACCCGCGGATCGTTTCCAGCGAAATGTAGAAGTGTCGGGCAGGTCACTTGTTCTACCTCCTCCAAGCAGCTCTCAATATTGACGCCATAGTAACTTACCGCAGCATGTATTTCGTTCCGTGCGGCACATAAGAACGACAATTTGCCACCCAGGCAAAATCCCACCGAACCAACAAGCCCTGAGCATTTGGGATGATTGCGAAGACTTGCTATAGCAGTGCCTAGGTCTTCTACCAACTGATCCACATCAAGTTTCTCATTGAGTTCCCGGGCCATTTTCAGTCCATCTGGGGTGTAGGGGAGATAACGGTCTGGGTGGAGGCGCCAAAATACATCTGGCGCAATGGACAGATACCCTTCTTCCGCAAATCGATCAGCAACATCCCTGATGTGTTCGTTTGAGTTGTAGATTTCAGGAAGGACTATTAGCCCTGGCGCCCTTGGGTTTTGTGGCACAGACAAGTACGCCGAAAAGGATCCAGTCTTCGTCTCAATTGTAACTATGCTCTTCATATTTATTTAAGAAGTTGGGAATTTTGGTTTGATCGGGACCATGTCGGCGTACGGATGTGCTTGTTCAAAAATACTGCAAGCAGAAATTACTTCGGCTTCGCCACGAGGCCGGGCAACAACCTGAAGTCCGACAGGCTTGTTGGTCTTAGTAAAACCGCACGGTATGGATGCTGCTGCGCAACCAGTTAAGGTAATCATACCGCAGATCATAAGCCAATCTATGTATCGCTCTAATTTAGTTCCATCAATCTCAGTGGGATACCGCATTGTGCCATCAAATGGAGGAACCGCCGCTGCGGGACATAAGAGCAGATCATATTCGTCAAAAAAGGTAATCGCTCTCTGAAATAATTGGCCCCGGGCGTGGGTTGCTGAAGCTATCTGTTCCCCTGACATTTGCAGTCCGGCCTCTATGTTC
This region includes:
- a CDS encoding carboxymethylenebutenolidase, with amino-acid sequence MKSIVTIETKTGSFSAYLSVPQNPRAPGLIVLPEIYNSNEHIRDVADRFAEEGYLSIAPDVFWRLHPDRYLPYTPDGLKMARELNEKLDVDQLVEDLGTAIASLRNHPKCSGLVGSVGFCLGGKLSFLCAARNEIHAAVSYYGVNIESCLEEVEQVTCPTLLHFAGNDPRVPSASREAIENGISSNPNISTRLYERAEHGFNRLGYPPYHKESADLAWRRTISLFDEYLT